A genomic region of Ferviditalea candida contains the following coding sequences:
- a CDS encoding putative polysaccharide biosynthesis protein — MAIKKDSLIKGTIILTLAAFVARFLGVVQRIPLKHLLDDTGMATYAIAYNIYFALLIVATAGFPSALSKLISERYAIGEYAQAARIFRAAVWFALTAGFVSTVLLYAAAPYYALRISEDPDAVLAIRALAPALLLFPLIAIMRGYFQGRQMMTANGMSQIVEQILRVLTAVGLALLLLLLGYGHVRAVAGASFGGVMGSIGAFAVMFLYWRKLRKEDEREGKLAPSAKHADGSAVPASLATAEPSGPAASHQGMGMRQIYWTILKISIPISLISLAVPLINFIDSSTVIPLLKQQLGDEGAKAALGILAGRAQSLAGIPIILAIALSQSVVPVISSAFARGDLREVGAKASQALRISVLSGLPVVLALVAGARPVNGLLFADTNGTGIIAMLTAASMFQILMMTSAAIMMGLGQMRAPTVHVFAGIALKLAGSFALAPYWGIYGILAATTASFMLTMLLNLAVLRRTVDYVVLGRRWTGMLLAAAVMLLAGFGLDRIGEQYLHPSVSAVNFLLQSALVGIPVLLSYPLLLMLFKVVTEEDFSSMPAIVRKWMLRLGIRLRSKVER, encoded by the coding sequence GTGGCCATAAAAAAAGATTCTCTGATCAAGGGAACGATCATCCTGACGCTGGCGGCTTTTGTAGCGCGATTTTTGGGGGTCGTGCAGCGCATTCCGTTAAAGCATCTGCTGGATGATACGGGGATGGCAACCTACGCCATTGCCTATAACATTTATTTTGCGCTTTTGATCGTGGCTACGGCCGGCTTTCCAAGCGCGCTGTCGAAGCTGATATCGGAACGGTATGCCATCGGCGAATACGCGCAAGCTGCGCGAATTTTCCGGGCGGCGGTGTGGTTCGCGCTGACCGCCGGCTTTGTGTCGACCGTGCTGCTGTATGCCGCGGCTCCGTATTACGCTCTCCGGATCAGCGAGGATCCGGATGCGGTGCTGGCCATTCGTGCGCTGGCGCCGGCGTTGCTGCTATTCCCCCTGATCGCGATCATGCGGGGGTACTTTCAGGGCCGGCAAATGATGACGGCCAACGGCATGTCGCAGATCGTCGAGCAGATTCTGCGCGTGCTGACGGCGGTCGGGCTTGCATTATTGCTGCTTCTGCTCGGATACGGACATGTCCGGGCCGTGGCGGGAGCCTCGTTCGGCGGCGTGATGGGGAGCATCGGAGCATTTGCGGTGATGTTTCTATACTGGCGGAAGCTGCGTAAAGAAGATGAACGGGAAGGCAAGCTCGCCCCTTCAGCGAAGCATGCGGACGGCTCCGCCGTTCCGGCAAGCTTGGCGACCGCGGAGCCGTCCGGCCCAGCCGCTTCGCATCAGGGCATGGGCATGAGGCAAATCTACTGGACGATTCTCAAAATCTCTATTCCCATCAGCCTGATTTCCCTCGCGGTGCCGTTGATCAACTTTATCGATTCATCGACGGTCATTCCCTTGCTGAAGCAGCAGCTCGGCGACGAGGGTGCCAAAGCGGCGCTGGGGATATTGGCTGGAAGGGCGCAATCGTTAGCCGGGATTCCGATTATCCTGGCCATTGCGCTCAGCCAATCGGTCGTGCCTGTGATTTCCTCGGCTTTCGCCCGGGGCGACCTGCGGGAGGTCGGGGCGAAAGCTTCTCAGGCGCTAAGAATTTCCGTTCTTTCCGGCCTGCCTGTCGTGCTGGCGCTGGTTGCCGGCGCGCGGCCGGTCAACGGGCTGCTTTTCGCCGATACGAATGGAACGGGGATAATCGCAATGCTGACCGCCGCTTCGATGTTTCAAATTTTGATGATGACATCGGCCGCGATTATGATGGGGCTGGGCCAAATGCGGGCGCCGACGGTTCATGTGTTTGCCGGAATTGCGCTGAAGCTGGCGGGAAGCTTTGCGCTAGCGCCTTATTGGGGAATTTACGGCATTTTGGCGGCCACAACAGCCAGTTTTATGCTGACGATGCTCCTCAATTTGGCGGTCTTAAGAAGAACGGTCGACTATGTGGTTCTCGGCCGCCGATGGACGGGGATGCTCCTGGCGGCAGCGGTTATGCTCTTGGCGGGCTTTGGCTTGGACCGCATCGGTGAACAGTATCTTCACCCTTCCGTCAGCGCGGTGAATTTCCTGCTGCAATCCGCCTTGGTCGGGATTCCCGTGCTGTTGAGTTACCCTTTGCTGCTGATGCTGTTCAAGGTGGTGACGGAGGAGGATTTTTCCTCAATGCCGGCCATCGTCCGGAAATGGATGCTGCGGCTGGGAATAAGGCTCCGCTCCAAAGTGGAACGTTAA
- a CDS encoding Cof-type HAD-IIB family hydrolase, producing MGPYKLVALDMDGTLLNNRQQISDGNRQAIRDLTKQGIPVVLSTGRGLFSVMPFVEELRLNDPLITVNGSEVWEHPGKLRKRVPLKPETVARLKRLAVQYDTWFWGYTVDGMFNKENWAEDIFAREWLKFGYYAEDSAILKKILQEISQWGVLEITNSHPNNLEVNPRGVSKASGLNEVCALLGVRMSEIVAIGDSLNDLAMIQSVGLGVAMGNSQEEVKRAARLTTLTNEEDGVVKIIREHVLGD from the coding sequence ATGGGTCCATATAAACTGGTGGCGCTGGATATGGACGGTACGCTGTTGAATAACCGGCAGCAGATTTCCGACGGGAACCGCCAGGCCATCCGTGATTTGACGAAACAGGGTATCCCGGTTGTGCTATCGACGGGCCGGGGGCTCTTCAGCGTTATGCCGTTTGTCGAGGAGTTGAGGCTGAATGATCCGCTGATCACCGTTAACGGGAGCGAGGTCTGGGAGCATCCCGGCAAGCTCAGGAAACGAGTTCCGCTGAAGCCGGAAACGGTGGCAAGGCTGAAGCGGCTGGCGGTTCAATACGATACCTGGTTTTGGGGATATACCGTTGACGGGATGTTCAATAAAGAGAATTGGGCGGAAGATATTTTTGCGCGGGAATGGTTGAAATTCGGCTATTATGCGGAGGATTCGGCCATTTTGAAAAAGATTTTGCAGGAAATCAGCCAATGGGGAGTGCTGGAAATCACCAATTCGCATCCCAATAATCTGGAAGTGAATCCGAGAGGTGTCAGCAAGGCAAGCGGCTTGAACGAGGTCTGCGCACTGCTCGGCGTCCGCATGTCGGAAATTGTGGCGATCGGCGACAGCCTGAACGATTTGGCGATGATCCAAAGTGTCGGGCTCGGAGTGGCGATGGGCAATTCACAGGAGGAAGTGAAGCGGGCTGCTCGGTTGACCACGTTGACCAATGAAGAGGACGGCGTGGTCAAAATCATCCGGGAGCATGTTTTGGGCGACTAG
- the asnB gene encoding asparagine synthase (glutamine-hydrolyzing), which yields MCGIAGIVRFDNQEPAYETLKRMTDVSVHRGPDDSGFWSESGVGLGFRRLSIIDLSEGHQPMANEDDTVWIVFNGEIYNYKELRNRLESAGHRFKTHTDTEVIVHLYEEYGEECVKLLRGMFGFAVWDRRKRQLFAARDPFGIKPFYYVKNADRFIFASEMKSILAAGGVERTISMQSLLNYLTFQYVPEPDTMFAGIHKLPPAHTIKIQADGAMEIRKYWDPLFQPENRPIHDYIEELRERLRDSVVHHMQSDVYRGCFLSSGIDSTAIAAYMRAVEPIKTFSVGFEGPNNETVIAMETAKALGTEHYAKVITRQDYFDAVPKAVWHQDEPVADPSAIALYHVAQLAREHVTVVLSGEGADELFGGYRIYREPLSLAPLAWMPLPLKRALHRIISGIPGQFYGKNFLLRATTPLEERFLGNAKIFSESLKEAVVDFGTEAYGKYKSAWETARPFYERSKHLDPVSRMQYIDLNMWMPGDILMKADKMTMAHSLELRVPFLDKELFELARRIPASYRIAGGTTKYIFRKAMQGIIPDFILDRPKLGFPVPIRSWLREETGDVLMEQIKYGGIDHLFNMQTVEKLYWQHRGGQADYSRHLWVLYIFSLWHQTYMQSEQVNVLAASGLAANG from the coding sequence ATGTGCGGAATAGCCGGAATCGTACGGTTTGACAACCAGGAACCAGCCTATGAAACTTTAAAACGAATGACGGATGTGAGTGTCCACAGAGGACCCGATGATTCCGGTTTTTGGAGCGAGTCCGGTGTGGGACTGGGATTTCGTCGTTTGTCGATCATCGATCTGTCTGAAGGACATCAGCCGATGGCCAATGAGGACGATACCGTCTGGATCGTATTCAACGGAGAGATTTATAATTACAAGGAACTGCGGAACCGTCTCGAAAGCGCGGGGCACCGCTTCAAAACCCATACCGATACGGAAGTCATCGTCCATCTGTACGAGGAATACGGAGAGGAATGCGTGAAGCTGCTGCGCGGCATGTTCGGCTTCGCCGTTTGGGACCGCCGCAAGCGTCAGCTGTTCGCGGCCAGGGATCCGTTCGGGATCAAGCCTTTTTATTATGTGAAGAATGCAGACCGGTTCATCTTTGCGTCGGAAATGAAAAGCATTCTGGCGGCCGGCGGTGTGGAGCGGACGATCAGCATGCAGAGCCTGCTGAATTATCTTACGTTTCAGTATGTGCCTGAGCCGGATACGATGTTCGCGGGCATTCACAAGCTTCCGCCGGCGCATACGATCAAGATTCAGGCGGACGGCGCGATGGAAATCCGCAAATATTGGGATCCGCTGTTCCAGCCGGAGAACCGTCCGATCCACGATTATATTGAGGAATTGCGGGAACGGCTGAGAGATTCGGTCGTTCACCACATGCAGAGCGATGTCTACCGCGGGTGTTTCTTGTCCAGCGGCATCGATTCCACTGCGATAGCGGCATACATGCGCGCAGTCGAACCGATCAAGACCTTCTCCGTCGGTTTTGAGGGGCCCAACAATGAAACGGTCATTGCCATGGAAACGGCTAAGGCGTTAGGAACGGAGCACTATGCAAAGGTGATCACCCGGCAGGATTATTTTGACGCCGTTCCGAAAGCGGTATGGCATCAGGACGAGCCGGTTGCCGATCCGTCGGCCATCGCGCTGTATCACGTGGCGCAGCTGGCCAGAGAGCATGTCACGGTCGTACTGTCCGGGGAAGGAGCGGACGAATTGTTCGGCGGATACCGGATCTACCGGGAGCCCTTGTCACTGGCCCCGTTGGCCTGGATGCCGCTTCCGCTGAAGCGGGCCTTGCACCGGATAATCAGCGGCATTCCGGGGCAATTTTACGGCAAAAACTTTCTGCTGCGTGCGACAACCCCGTTGGAGGAGAGATTTCTGGGCAATGCCAAAATCTTCAGCGAGTCGCTGAAGGAAGCCGTCGTTGATTTCGGTACGGAGGCTTACGGCAAGTACAAGAGCGCATGGGAAACGGCAAGACCGTTTTACGAGCGGTCGAAGCATCTCGATCCGGTGTCCCGGATGCAGTATATCGACTTGAATATGTGGATGCCGGGAGATATTCTCATGAAGGCCGACAAAATGACAATGGCTCATTCCCTTGAGCTGAGGGTGCCGTTTCTGGACAAGGAGCTGTTCGAATTGGCCCGGCGCATCCCGGCTTCCTACCGGATTGCCGGAGGCACGACCAAATATATTTTCCGGAAAGCGATGCAGGGCATCATCCCCGATTTCATTCTGGACCGGCCCAAGCTGGGCTTTCCTGTGCCCATCCGGTCCTGGCTGAGGGAAGAGACGGGCGACGTCTTGATGGAGCAAATCAAATACGGCGGTATCGACCATCTGTTCAATATGCAGACGGTGGAAAAGCTTTATTGGCAGCACCGCGGCGGACAAGCCGATTATTCCCGTCATTTATGGGTGCTCTATATTTTTTCGCTCTGGCATCAAACTTATATGCAGTCCGAGCAGGTTAACGTGCTTGCGGCCAGCGGACTTGCGGCGAACGGATAG
- a CDS encoding LysR family transcriptional regulator: MDLRQIRYFVTIAKEGQITRAAQKLNMAQPPLSQLLRQMEEELNTPLLERNGRNLELTEAGRILRQKGEILLQQFAETLREVKETGEGMRGTLAIGTVISSLSHLPPKIVQFRSRYPEVTYKIERGDTSTLSALLINRDIEVAIVRLPVDSDQFEVLRLPDEPYVLLAPEDWYGSETSLRMEQLERVPLLLLHRTNIRGVYEIIVNECRRAGFEPNIVAECADPTILITLVGAGIGATILSKSALSLFPLRNIKIIELENCSIQSEAAVIWLKDRYLSKAAQRFVEMFGDREIASDRFSSAPDL; this comes from the coding sequence ATGGACTTGCGCCAGATCCGTTATTTCGTGACGATTGCCAAGGAAGGACAAATTACCCGCGCCGCGCAAAAATTAAATATGGCCCAGCCCCCGTTGAGCCAGCTGCTCCGCCAAATGGAAGAGGAATTAAACACGCCCCTGCTGGAACGCAACGGCAGAAATCTGGAGCTGACGGAAGCGGGAAGGATACTCCGGCAAAAGGGGGAAATTCTGCTGCAGCAATTCGCCGAAACCCTTCGGGAAGTAAAGGAAACCGGTGAGGGAATGCGAGGGACTCTGGCGATCGGAACCGTGATCTCGAGCCTCTCGCATTTGCCCCCCAAAATTGTGCAGTTCCGTTCCCGATATCCGGAGGTTACCTATAAAATCGAGCGTGGAGACACCTCTACCCTATCCGCCTTGCTGATCAACCGGGATATCGAGGTGGCGATTGTCCGGCTTCCCGTCGATTCGGATCAATTCGAGGTGCTGCGGCTGCCGGACGAGCCTTATGTGCTGCTAGCGCCAGAGGATTGGTACGGGTCCGAGACGTCGCTGCGCATGGAGCAGCTTGAGCGCGTTCCCCTGCTGCTTCTGCACCGGACCAATATCAGAGGAGTGTATGAGATCATCGTCAATGAATGCCGCAGGGCCGGCTTTGAACCGAATATCGTCGCCGAGTGCGCGGACCCGACCATTCTGATTACACTTGTGGGGGCAGGAATAGGCGCAACAATTTTATCGAAATCGGCACTATCGCTGTTCCCGCTCAGAAATATCAAAATCATAGAATTGGAAAATTGCTCGATTCAATCCGAGGCGGCCGTTATTTGGCTGAAGGATAGATACTTGTCCAAAGCCGCTCAGCGTTTCGTCGAAATGTTCGGGGACCGGGAAATCGCTTCAGACCGTTTCTCATCAGCCCCCGATTTATGA
- the hpaB gene encoding 4-hydroxyphenylacetate 3-monooxygenase, oxygenase component, translating to MPARTGQQYLEALNRAKNDVWIHGEKVGNASEHPAFRGIVQSMAELYDLQYQKPEKMLYTSPTTGDPVGLSFIAPKTKEDLVRRREMIYEWASHSGGMMGRSPDYLNTSIMSFGTAASFFAQDDPRFGENVRNYYEYCRENDISLTHTLIHPQANRAKNQANQQDPFLSARIVEKNSEGLLIRGCRLLATLGGVTDEIVVFPSTLNKATTEDDPYAFAFAIPNNAPGLKFMSRESFDYGRNAWDHPMGSRFDESDAIVVFDDVLVPWDRVFVAGNHDLCNRTYAETNAVVHMTHQVVAKNIAKTEFVLGIVLSIIDAINISSFQHVKEKATEVMLTLEIMKALLYQSEANAQIDRYGNMTPDFTQLNTARNWYPKMYQRLTEIIRILGASGLMAIPTQADFQSPEIGEWMHKYTQGAAMDGYDRVQLYRLAWDVSMSAFATRQMLYEYYFFGDPVRMAGAYYDWHEKDKYKEMVKQFLNRANSPSFTFG from the coding sequence ATGCCGGCTAGAACGGGACAACAGTATTTGGAAGCGCTTAACCGAGCGAAAAACGATGTTTGGATTCATGGTGAAAAAGTGGGGAATGCTTCGGAACATCCGGCATTTCGAGGAATTGTGCAAAGCATGGCCGAGCTATACGACCTGCAGTACCAAAAACCGGAGAAAATGCTCTACACATCTCCGACAACCGGCGATCCGGTCGGCTTGTCCTTTATCGCGCCCAAGACGAAGGAAGATCTGGTTCGCAGACGGGAAATGATTTATGAATGGGCCAGCCATTCCGGAGGGATGATGGGACGCTCGCCCGATTATTTGAACACCAGCATCATGTCCTTTGGAACGGCCGCTTCCTTTTTTGCCCAGGATGATCCGAGGTTCGGCGAAAACGTCCGCAATTATTATGAATACTGCAGGGAAAACGATATCAGCTTAACTCACACGCTGATCCACCCTCAAGCAAACCGCGCCAAAAATCAAGCCAATCAGCAGGATCCGTTTCTTTCAGCAAGAATTGTCGAGAAAAATTCGGAAGGTCTGCTGATTCGCGGATGCCGTTTGCTGGCGACTCTGGGCGGGGTTACCGACGAAATCGTCGTATTTCCTTCAACTCTGAATAAGGCGACCACCGAGGATGATCCATATGCGTTTGCCTTCGCGATTCCGAACAATGCGCCCGGCTTGAAGTTCATGTCCCGCGAATCGTTCGATTACGGCAGGAATGCGTGGGATCATCCGATGGGCTCGCGGTTTGACGAATCCGATGCAATCGTCGTTTTTGACGATGTGCTGGTGCCTTGGGACCGCGTGTTCGTCGCAGGAAACCATGACTTGTGCAACCGGACGTATGCGGAAACAAATGCGGTCGTGCATATGACCCATCAGGTCGTCGCGAAAAATATCGCCAAAACCGAGTTCGTGCTCGGAATTGTGCTGAGCATCATTGATGCGATCAATATTTCCTCATTCCAGCATGTCAAGGAAAAAGCGACAGAGGTCATGCTTACCCTGGAAATTATGAAAGCGCTTCTCTACCAATCCGAAGCGAATGCGCAGATCGACCGGTACGGAAACATGACACCGGACTTCACGCAGTTGAACACCGCCCGGAATTGGTATCCCAAAATGTATCAGCGGTTGACCGAAATCATCCGCATCCTGGGAGCCAGCGGGCTGATGGCCATTCCGACGCAGGCCGACTTCCAGTCGCCGGAAATCGGCGAATGGATGCACAAATACACCCAAGGGGCCGCCATGGACGGGTATGACCGCGTGCAATTGTACCGGCTGGCCTGGGATGTCTCGATGAGCGCCTTCGCCACCCGCCAAATGCTGTACGAATATTATTTCTTCGGGGATCCGGTCCGCATGGCAGGCGCCTATTATGATTGGCACGAGAAAGACAAGTACAAGGAAATGGTCAAACAATTTTTGAACCGGGCGAACTCGCCGTCTTTCACATTCGGATAA
- the hpaD gene encoding 3,4-dihydroxyphenylacetate 2,3-dioxygenase — translation MSDINIIRLHHAALNVTDLEKARHFYEDGLGLIVTESDGRHLYLRGIDDANHHSLMLIKAGQPSLNHIAYRVSSEEALDRLGQIFLSENLPIRWLDKDEECGQGRALRVQDPQGFPVEFFCGMEKTELMMQKFHLHRGAKIKRIDHANCLVRDINQAYDWYIDKLGFMCSEYTVYSGEKDVLWAAWLHRKPTVHDLALIREVGPRYHHTGFWVDDAKTILDACDHLAGMGYYLNIERPPGRHGTSNAFFVYVRDPDGHRTELFTGDYFTNDPDWEPIRWSLEDPQRATFWGALPPKSWREEAMPVQHILTGELLKIEPPV, via the coding sequence TTGAGCGATATCAATATCATCCGCCTGCATCACGCGGCCTTGAATGTGACCGATCTGGAAAAAGCGCGACACTTTTATGAGGATGGTTTGGGCTTGATCGTGACCGAATCGGACGGTCGGCATCTGTATCTCAGAGGCATCGACGACGCCAATCATCACAGTTTGATGCTGATCAAGGCCGGGCAGCCGAGCCTCAACCATATCGCTTACCGCGTCTCCTCGGAGGAGGCGCTCGACAGGCTGGGGCAAATCTTCCTCTCCGAAAATTTGCCGATCCGTTGGCTGGACAAAGATGAGGAATGCGGACAGGGACGAGCGCTCCGCGTTCAGGATCCGCAGGGCTTCCCCGTCGAATTTTTTTGCGGAATGGAGAAGACGGAGCTGATGATGCAAAAGTTCCACCTGCACCGTGGGGCCAAAATCAAGCGGATCGATCACGCCAACTGCCTCGTGCGCGATATCAATCAAGCGTATGATTGGTATATCGACAAATTGGGCTTTATGTGCTCGGAGTACACGGTTTACAGCGGTGAAAAGGATGTTTTGTGGGCGGCCTGGCTGCACCGCAAGCCGACAGTGCATGATCTGGCGCTGATTCGGGAGGTCGGACCGCGTTATCACCATACCGGCTTTTGGGTGGACGATGCTAAAACGATATTGGACGCATGCGATCATCTGGCCGGCATGGGCTATTACCTCAATATCGAACGACCGCCGGGACGTCACGGAACCTCCAATGCGTTTTTCGTCTATGTCCGCGATCCGGACGGCCACCGGACGGAATTATTCACGGGCGATTACTTTACGAACGACCCGGACTGGGAGCCGATCCGCTGGAGCCTGGAAGATCCGCAGCGGGCCACCTTCTGGGGCGCTCTGCCTCCGAAAAGCTGGCGGGAGGAAGCGATGCCGGTACAGCACATCTTGACGGGAGAGCTGTTAAAAATCGAGCCTCCGGTCTGA
- a CDS encoding XylR N-terminal domain-containing protein, whose product MFQKDIKDLDIREIMDYDGNKGEIFINQSRVVLNDTHSLGRLKRDLINVLGFERAKGIMFRYGWYRGEHDARTIVEKYRYKSHDEWLTAGPKIHQTQGFGRVELTKLEFDEHKGTYYGEGFWYASYEAEEYLKHFGKSHRPVCSMMAGYGSGYVSAKFPEKVIFKEQKCRAMGDPYCTWIGKTVQEWGSEIDHESTFFEEINLLSPLDEAYQRIEKQQDAIHLSLQVHRSLMQNVIRGKKLESIASNLNDLLDVPVVIESQDFSIISTAGIPDSDAAQYSQSLFRMNEDQKKSPSFNYILKKLKEENEPVYLYIPDSYGLGHQRIIAPIFLKNELYGFISVVSNNQSQFESYRLCLEGASWVCSLSLLQEKTMVETEQRMLGNFLDEMLSDSIDKEKLMKQGRYLGYNLNVSGYVFLLEKEQDSGELFIYREKMIQQLRNYFYAQGEKCFVTEKSGYLFLLLSEKYMQNNRLTIQEMGRKLLKLLQNSDSHFVWNIGISRKYEDVTEVYRAFREAKQVIDIQKKQPKKEFMITYEELGVFRILLQHENPEELRQLAEEKLGALLQYDREYASELTKTLYYYLYNDCNMYKTAKELNLSPSGFRYRMKRIAELYDGNLHSAEEHYQLYFFLKYFIMTDELDIR is encoded by the coding sequence ATGTTTCAAAAAGACATTAAGGACCTGGACATTCGAGAAATTATGGATTACGATGGTAACAAGGGCGAAATTTTTATCAATCAGTCCCGGGTGGTGCTCAATGATACCCATTCGCTCGGTCGGTTAAAGCGGGATTTGATCAATGTGCTCGGTTTTGAGCGGGCCAAGGGGATCATGTTTCGATACGGCTGGTACAGAGGGGAGCACGACGCCAGAACCATCGTCGAAAAATACAGATACAAAAGTCATGATGAATGGCTTACGGCCGGGCCCAAGATCCATCAAACACAGGGATTCGGCAGAGTGGAACTGACGAAATTGGAATTTGACGAACACAAAGGAACCTATTATGGTGAAGGTTTTTGGTACGCTTCATATGAAGCGGAAGAATATCTCAAACATTTCGGCAAGAGCCATCGGCCGGTTTGTTCAATGATGGCCGGTTATGGAAGCGGTTACGTATCCGCCAAGTTCCCGGAAAAAGTCATCTTCAAAGAACAAAAATGCCGGGCCATGGGTGATCCGTATTGTACATGGATAGGAAAAACAGTGCAAGAATGGGGAAGCGAGATTGATCACGAATCAACCTTTTTCGAAGAGATCAATTTACTCAGTCCTTTAGATGAAGCGTATCAAAGGATTGAAAAGCAACAAGATGCCATACATCTATCCTTGCAAGTTCATCGCAGCCTGATGCAAAATGTGATTCGCGGGAAAAAATTGGAATCGATTGCTTCGAACCTGAATGATTTGCTTGATGTACCTGTCGTTATTGAAAGTCAGGATTTTTCAATTATATCCACCGCAGGAATACCTGATTCTGACGCAGCACAATATTCCCAATCGTTATTCAGGATGAATGAGGATCAAAAGAAATCCCCCTCTTTCAACTACATACTGAAAAAACTTAAAGAAGAAAATGAGCCAGTATACCTCTATATTCCCGATTCTTATGGTCTTGGTCATCAACGTATTATAGCCCCAATTTTTTTGAAAAATGAATTATACGGATTTATTTCCGTTGTTTCAAATAATCAAAGTCAATTTGAAAGTTATCGGTTATGTTTGGAAGGAGCCTCCTGGGTATGCTCCCTTTCTTTATTGCAGGAAAAAACAATGGTTGAAACAGAACAGCGTATGCTGGGAAATTTTTTGGACGAAATGCTGTCCGATTCAATAGATAAAGAAAAGTTAATGAAACAGGGAAGATATCTCGGTTATAATCTTAATGTTTCCGGTTACGTTTTTTTATTGGAAAAAGAGCAGGATAGCGGTGAACTTTTTATTTACAGGGAAAAAATGATTCAACAATTGCGAAATTATTTTTACGCTCAAGGAGAAAAATGCTTTGTCACGGAAAAGTCAGGTTATCTTTTCCTGCTTCTGTCCGAAAAGTATATGCAGAACAACCGATTGACCATTCAGGAAATGGGGCGAAAATTATTGAAATTATTGCAAAATAGCGATTCCCATTTCGTTTGGAACATTGGAATAAGCAGAAAATATGAAGACGTAACGGAAGTATATCGCGCATTTCGTGAAGCAAAGCAAGTAATTGACATTCAAAAAAAACAGCCAAAAAAGGAATTCATGATCACCTATGAGGAATTGGGGGTCTTCCGGATCCTGTTGCAGCATGAAAATCCCGAAGAATTGCGTCAATTGGCTGAAGAAAAACTGGGAGCTTTGCTTCAGTATGATCGTGAGTATGCTTCCGAATTGACGAAAACATTATATTATTATTTATATAATGATTGCAATATGTACAAAACAGCCAAGGAGTTAAATCTCTCTCCCAGCGGTTTCCGCTATAGAATGAAACGGATTGCGGAACTGTATGACGGGAATCTTCATTCCGCGGAGGAACACTATCAATTATACTTTTTTCTCAAATACTTTATTATGACGGATGAACTGGATATTCGTTAA
- a CDS encoding MFS transporter — protein sequence MPCHRAGSRLQVSRKDRAGLNMGIMGSAFCLLGLGLGPIIATQLLGVLPSWRWVFVIVALPGFIVAYLFYKLIKEPIKSEKSAPANVPYKELLKYRNVLLGCFGVFGAMSNIFVISAMLPSYLTDYLGLSVASMGFVIAGIGFGGFVGNLVVPRLSDKIGRKPTIILTPIFAVIALLALLNTGAKPILLFVLVFILAGLSFGLLTMLAMVTPRTPFLRL from the coding sequence ATTCCCTGTCATCGTGCAGGATCTCGATTACAAGTATCCAGAAAAGACCGCGCAGGCCTGAACATGGGAATCATGGGCAGCGCATTCTGCTTGCTGGGCCTTGGTCTGGGGCCGATTATCGCCACTCAGCTCCTTGGAGTTTTGCCGTCTTGGCGTTGGGTGTTTGTCATTGTGGCTCTTCCTGGCTTTATAGTGGCTTACTTGTTCTATAAACTCATTAAAGAGCCGATCAAAAGTGAAAAGTCGGCACCAGCGAACGTTCCATATAAAGAACTGCTTAAATACAGAAATGTTCTCCTGGGCTGCTTCGGGGTTTTCGGCGCCATGTCCAACATTTTTGTCATCAGTGCCATGCTGCCCAGCTATTTGACCGATTACTTGGGATTATCCGTTGCCAGTATGGGATTTGTCATCGCGGGCATCGGCTTTGGAGGGTTTGTCGGAAATCTTGTCGTTCCACGCCTGTCCGACAAAATAGGCCGCAAGCCGACCATTATTCTTACACCGATTTTTGCCGTCATCGCTCTGCTTGCCCTCCTCAATACAGGGGCGAAGCCGATACTACTGTTCGTTCTCGTGTTCATCCTGGCCGGCTTGTCATTCGGTCTGTTGACGATGCTGGCCATGGTCACTCCAAGGACGCCGTTCCTCCGGCTTTGA